In a single window of the Desulfallas thermosapovorans DSM 6562 genome:
- the hydG gene encoding [FeFe] hydrogenase H-cluster radical SAM maturase HydG has product MSMKADFINEEQIYTWLEEARQATKEDALHIIEKAGKAGGLTPAECAVLLHIEDQELLEEIYRTAHRIKEKIYGRRLVLFAPLYISNYCVNNCVYCGYRRDNNFTRRRLSMEELREEVMVLESMGHKRLALEAGEDPQNCPIEYVLEAIKTIYEIKKENGSIRRINVNIAATTVENYSRLKEANIGTYILFQETYHRSTYAAMHPLGPKHDYDYHTTAMDRAMQGGIDDVGIGVLFGLYDYKFEVLAMLMHALHLEEVFGVGPHTISVPRLRPALGVNYDTFPHLVKDADFKKIIAVLRLAVPYTGMIISTRESAGFRDELINVGISQISAGSCTGVGGYREEQNRKETCTCHSDDSPQFQIEDTRSIDEVLRSVCQSGYIPSFCTACYRSGRTGERFMPLAKSGEIQNVCQPNAILTFKEFLEDYALPQTREVGDKTIADHLNEIKSPRIRQLTEERLKMIEQGQRDLYF; this is encoded by the coding sequence ATGAGCATGAAAGCAGACTTCATAAACGAGGAACAAATTTACACCTGGCTGGAAGAAGCCCGGCAGGCCACCAAAGAGGACGCCCTGCACATCATAGAAAAGGCGGGCAAGGCCGGGGGGCTTACCCCCGCGGAATGCGCCGTGCTGCTGCATATAGAGGATCAGGAATTGCTGGAGGAGATATACCGGACAGCGCACCGGATCAAAGAAAAAATATACGGCCGCAGGCTGGTGCTGTTCGCACCGCTTTATATCAGCAACTACTGTGTAAATAATTGCGTCTACTGCGGCTACCGGCGCGATAATAATTTCACCAGGCGGCGGCTGTCCATGGAGGAACTGCGGGAAGAAGTTATGGTACTGGAATCCATGGGACATAAACGGTTGGCCCTGGAAGCCGGTGAAGATCCCCAAAACTGCCCCATCGAGTATGTTCTCGAGGCCATCAAAACCATTTATGAAATAAAGAAAGAAAACGGCAGTATCCGGAGGATTAATGTAAACATCGCCGCCACCACTGTGGAAAATTACAGCCGGCTGAAAGAAGCCAACATAGGCACCTATATTTTGTTCCAGGAAACCTACCACCGCTCAACTTATGCGGCCATGCACCCCTTGGGCCCCAAGCACGATTACGATTACCACACCACCGCCATGGACCGGGCCATGCAGGGCGGCATCGATGATGTAGGAATCGGAGTGCTTTTCGGCCTGTACGATTATAAATTCGAAGTTTTAGCCATGCTCATGCACGCCCTGCACCTGGAGGAAGTATTCGGCGTCGGCCCGCACACCATTTCCGTGCCCAGGTTGCGCCCGGCTCTGGGGGTCAACTACGACACCTTTCCCCACCTGGTAAAGGATGCTGACTTTAAAAAGATTATTGCCGTGCTGCGGCTGGCGGTTCCCTACACCGGAATGATTATTTCCACCAGGGAATCGGCCGGTTTTAGAGATGAGCTCATTAACGTGGGCATATCCCAAATCAGCGCCGGTTCATGCACCGGGGTAGGTGGCTACAGGGAAGAACAAAACAGAAAAGAGACCTGTACTTGTCATAGCGATGATTCACCGCAGTTTCAAATCGAGGACACCAGGAGCATTGACGAGGTACTGCGCAGCGTATGCCAATCAGGCTACATCCCCAGTTTTTGTACCGCCTGTTACCGCAGCGGCCGTACCGGTGAGCGGTTTATGCCCCTGGCCAAGAGCGGTGAAATCCAAAACGTTTGCCAGCCCAACGCCATCCTGACTTTCAAGGAATTCCTGGAGGATTACGCTTTACCCCAAACCAGGGAAGTAGGGGACAAAACCATCGCTGACCACTTAAATGAAATAAAAAGCCCTAGAATAAGGCAGTTAACCGAGGAACGATTGAAAATGATTGAACAGGGACAGCGGGACCTTTACTTTTAA
- the hydE gene encoding [FeFe] hydrogenase H-cluster radical SAM maturase HydE: MYDFARALADAVSGSKLETGAIKALLMANPEQTKSLYSAADRTRQTGVGDEVHLRAIIEFSNYCRKNCLYCGLRRDNKSIARYRLSLDEILTTATEAVALGFRTVVLQSGEDLYYTPEDIARLVYSIKNKHDVAITLSLGEHRRENYRLWREAGADRYLLKHETANPELFRFLKPDTTFETRLRCLHWLKELDYQTGSGNMVGLPGQDLDTLARDVALLRDLDVEMAGVGPFLPHYATPLKDAAAGDPELTLKTLAVTRLCLPGAHLPATTALCTLATDGRKLALNAGANVIMPNLTPLDVRRQYQIYPQKSDMTEKPLETLTSIKKLLAGLARPLATSHGHAPKFTGGMKQ; encoded by the coding sequence ATGTATGACTTTGCACGGGCTCTGGCTGACGCTGTTTCCGGTAGCAAGCTGGAAACCGGAGCTATCAAGGCATTACTGATGGCAAACCCGGAACAAACCAAATCCCTTTACAGTGCTGCGGACCGTACCCGGCAAACCGGCGTGGGGGATGAAGTGCACCTGCGCGCCATTATTGAATTTTCCAATTACTGCCGCAAAAACTGTCTATACTGCGGCCTGCGCCGGGACAATAAGTCCATAGCCCGCTACCGCTTGTCCCTGGATGAAATTTTGACGACCGCCACCGAAGCAGTCGCCCTGGGCTTTCGCACGGTGGTGCTACAATCCGGCGAAGACCTTTATTACACCCCGGAGGATATTGCCCGGCTGGTGTACAGCATAAAAAACAAGCATGACGTTGCCATTACCCTGTCACTGGGGGAACACCGGCGGGAGAATTACCGGTTATGGCGTGAAGCCGGTGCTGACCGCTACCTGCTGAAACATGAAACAGCAAACCCGGAACTTTTCAGGTTTTTAAAGCCGGACACCACCTTTGAGACCCGCCTCCGCTGCCTTCACTGGCTGAAGGAACTGGACTACCAGACCGGTTCGGGCAACATGGTGGGACTGCCGGGGCAGGACCTGGATACCCTGGCCCGTGATGTGGCGCTGCTTCGGGACCTGGACGTGGAAATGGCCGGAGTGGGACCCTTTCTACCCCATTACGCCACGCCCCTGAAAGATGCGGCGGCGGGTGACCCGGAACTGACCTTGAAGACCCTGGCGGTAACCAGGTTATGCCTGCCCGGGGCCCACCTGCCCGCCACCACTGCCCTGTGCACCCTGGCCACCGATGGGCGCAAGCTGGCGCTAAATGCAGGTGCCAACGTGATTATGCCCAATTTAACCCCGCTTGATGTGCGGCGGCAATACCAGATTTACCCGCAAAAATCAGACATGACGGAAAAACCCCTGGAGACGCTCACCAGTATCAAAAAGTTACTGGCCGGACTGGCCAGGCCCCTGGCCACGAGCCACGGACACGCACCCAAATTTACGGGAGGGATGAAACAATGA
- the hydF gene encoding [FeFe] hydrogenase H-cluster maturation GTPase HydF — MNETPRGSRMHIALFGRRNAGKSSLINALTNQDLAIVSPVAGTTTDPVYKSMEILPIGPVVLIDTAGLDDEGELGQKRVAKSMAVLAKADLVLLVIDPRQGTGATELKLVETAQRQQLPVIAVLNKTDLFTEIPPRPNLPPDIPVVTTSTVTGQGIDKLKQLMVQVAPKDWAAPTIAGDLVPPGELALLVTPIDAAAPKGRLILPQVQTIRDLLDHDCLTMAVKENDLKRALQMLAKPPALVITDSQVFSQVDADTPRDIPLTSFSILFARYKGDLATLVAGALAVEKLQPGDRVLISEACTHHRVTDDIGTVKIPRWLRQKVGGDLQLEWSSGIALPPDLERFKLIVHCGACMINRREMLSRILEARNAGVPIVNYGVLIAYILGILHRALTPFPAALDVLKE, encoded by the coding sequence ATGAACGAAACACCACGGGGCAGCAGGATGCATATAGCCCTGTTCGGCCGGCGCAACGCCGGCAAGTCCAGCCTGATTAACGCCCTCACCAATCAGGACCTGGCCATCGTATCACCCGTGGCGGGTACCACCACCGACCCGGTTTATAAATCCATGGAAATACTGCCCATCGGCCCCGTGGTGTTAATCGACACCGCCGGTCTGGACGACGAGGGAGAGCTGGGTCAAAAACGAGTGGCCAAAAGTATGGCGGTACTAGCCAAAGCGGATTTGGTGCTGCTGGTGATTGATCCCCGGCAAGGCACCGGCGCCACCGAGCTTAAACTGGTGGAAACCGCACAGCGGCAACAACTACCTGTGATCGCGGTACTTAATAAAACCGACCTCTTTACTGAAATCCCGCCCCGCCCCAACCTGCCGCCGGATATTCCGGTGGTCACCACCAGCACGGTAACAGGGCAGGGTATAGATAAATTAAAACAGCTGATGGTACAGGTGGCCCCCAAGGACTGGGCAGCCCCCACCATCGCCGGTGACCTGGTGCCCCCGGGTGAACTGGCGCTGCTGGTGACACCCATTGACGCAGCAGCCCCCAAAGGACGTCTGATTTTGCCCCAGGTGCAAACAATCCGCGACCTTTTGGATCATGACTGCCTGACCATGGCAGTTAAGGAAAATGATTTAAAAAGAGCTTTGCAAATGTTGGCCAAGCCACCTGCACTGGTAATCACAGATTCCCAGGTATTTTCCCAAGTGGATGCCGACACGCCGCGGGACATCCCGTTAACCTCCTTTTCCATTTTATTCGCCCGTTATAAAGGCGATTTGGCCACACTGGTGGCCGGTGCCCTGGCGGTGGAAAAACTTCAACCGGGTGACCGGGTTTTGATTTCCGAAGCCTGCACCCACCACCGGGTGACCGATGATATCGGAACTGTAAAAATACCCCGCTGGCTGCGTCAAAAGGTGGGCGGCGACTTACAATTGGAATGGTCCAGCGGTATCGCCTTGCCCCCGGACCTGGAGCGTTTCAAGCTTATCGTACACTGCGGTGCCTGCATGATCAACCGGCGGGAAATGCTCAGCCGCATACTGGAGGCCCGTAACGCCGGGGTCCCCATAGTGAATTACGGGGTATTAATTGCTTACATTTTGGGCATTTTACACCGGGCGCTAACACCGTTTCCCGCTGCGCTGGATGTACTTAAGGAATAA
- a CDS encoding TM1266 family iron-only hydrogenase system putative regulator translates to MVKKQRIGVIGIVIEDREQAPRVNDILSAYGHVIVGRMGIPYREKDLSVISLIVDGDTDTIGALTGKLGNIDRVSVKSALVTR, encoded by the coding sequence TTGGTAAAAAAACAGCGTATCGGTGTAATCGGCATTGTCATTGAAGACCGGGAACAAGCCCCGCGCGTCAACGATATTTTAAGCGCCTACGGTCATGTCATTGTTGGTCGCATGGGCATTCCTTACCGGGAAAAGGATCTTTCGGTAATCTCTCTAATCGTAGACGGCGATACCGACACCATAGGAGCCCTCACCGGCAAACTGGGAAACATAGACCGGGTGAGCGTAAAAAGTGCCCTGGTTACACGCTGA
- a CDS encoding [Fe-Fe] hydrogenase large subunit C-terminal domain-containing protein gives MQKYFHSVMLDTEKCKGCTNCIKYCPTEAIRVREGRAQIIEERCIDCGECIRICPNRAKLAVTDPLERLAEYKHTIALPAPSLYAQFGPRVKPGDILGALLDIGFDDYFEVAVGAEIISACLAKYLRDSDLPRPLISSACPAVVRLMQVRFPGLLEHIVLLDTPMEIAARLAREKAMQKLGLKDEEIGVFFITPCPAKVTAVKQPFGNRSYVDGAISMSIIYSDIKNALQSPSTIIRENRSPAAGVGWGKAGGENHAISEHWSLLAVDGIHSVINLLEEIERGGLSDIDYVEAQACTGGCIGGPLVPQNLFVSRVRMENLVKILHAEQEQLPPIKVDYDSCKLPGPIKPRPTLMLSEDINEAIKMLEQVEKITADLPGLDCGSCGSPSCRALAEDIVRGYGESSYCVFKLKEKLQILAREMVVLSQMKPPAMGRETLKDNQNKQ, from the coding sequence ATGCAAAAATACTTTCATTCTGTAATGCTCGATACTGAAAAATGCAAGGGTTGCACCAACTGTATCAAATACTGTCCCACCGAGGCCATCCGGGTGCGCGAGGGGAGGGCCCAAATAATTGAAGAGCGCTGTATTGATTGCGGTGAATGTATCCGTATTTGTCCCAACCGGGCCAAACTAGCCGTTACCGATCCCCTGGAGAGGCTGGCGGAGTACAAGCATACCATCGCCCTGCCGGCCCCTTCCCTTTATGCTCAGTTCGGCCCCCGGGTAAAACCGGGGGATATTCTGGGTGCGCTTTTGGATATTGGCTTTGATGATTATTTTGAGGTTGCGGTGGGAGCCGAAATTATTTCAGCATGCCTAGCTAAATACCTGCGCGATAGTGATTTACCCAGACCCCTGATTTCATCGGCCTGCCCGGCGGTGGTCAGGCTAATGCAGGTTCGTTTCCCGGGCCTTTTGGAACACATTGTTTTACTGGACACACCCATGGAGATTGCAGCTCGCCTGGCCAGGGAGAAAGCCATGCAGAAGCTGGGCTTGAAAGATGAGGAAATAGGGGTTTTCTTTATCACTCCCTGCCCCGCCAAGGTAACCGCTGTCAAACAACCCTTCGGCAACCGGTCATATGTTGACGGAGCCATCTCCATGTCCATTATTTACAGTGATATTAAAAACGCACTGCAATCCCCATCGACTATAATACGGGAAAACCGTTCCCCGGCTGCGGGGGTAGGTTGGGGCAAAGCAGGCGGTGAAAATCACGCCATTTCCGAACACTGGTCATTACTGGCGGTGGATGGAATTCACAGTGTTATTAATTTACTGGAGGAAATTGAGCGGGGCGGCCTTTCAGATATTGATTATGTGGAAGCCCAGGCCTGCACCGGAGGGTGCATCGGCGGCCCCCTTGTCCCCCAGAATCTCTTTGTGTCCCGGGTGCGCATGGAAAACCTGGTTAAAATATTACACGCTGAGCAGGAACAACTTCCGCCCATCAAGGTGGATTATGATTCCTGCAAACTGCCGGGACCCATTAAACCCCGCCCCACCCTTATGCTCAGTGAAGATATAAATGAAGCCATTAAAATGTTGGAACAGGTGGAGAAAATTACCGCCGATTTGCCCGGTCTTGATTGCGGCTCCTGCGGTTCACCCAGTTGCCGCGCTCTTGCAGAGGACATAGTGCGTGGTTACGGGGAATCATCTTATTGCGTTTTTAAACTTAAGGAGAAATTGCAGATTCTGGCCCGGGAAATGGTGGTTTTGTCCCAAATGAAGCCACCGGCCATGGGGCGGGAAACTCTTAAAGACAACCAAAATAAACAATGA
- a CDS encoding ATP-binding protein, which produces MKMEFEVRGMDFNRAGEAAAQIKKALQMVGMKIETIRKTVIVAYEAELNIVIHAHKGILSAVLLPDRVQITAADEGPGIADVSLALQEGYSTAPPHVREMGFGAGMGLPNIQRCSDKLDIESRPGYGTTVTAVIINRPGGE; this is translated from the coding sequence ATGAAAATGGAATTTGAGGTCCGGGGCATGGATTTTAATCGTGCCGGCGAGGCTGCGGCTCAAATTAAAAAGGCCCTGCAAATGGTGGGCATGAAAATAGAAACCATCAGGAAAACAGTAATTGTTGCCTATGAGGCCGAGCTAAACATTGTTATCCACGCCCATAAAGGTATCCTGTCTGCTGTTTTATTACCGGACCGGGTGCAAATCACAGCCGCGGACGAAGGCCCCGGCATTGCTGATGTTTCCCTGGCCCTGCAGGAAGGGTACTCCACGGCCCCCCCCCATGTCAGGGAAATGGGATTCGGAGCTGGCATGGGCTTACCCAATATTCAGCGCTGTTCCGACAAACTGGATATTGAATCCAGGCCGGGTTACGGCACCACAGTCACCGCGGTTATTATAAATCGACCGGGTGGTGAATGA